The window CGACCGGGCGGCAGACGAGTCGCGGGTCGCAGTCCTCACGGGGGTCGAAGACGTGTTTTGCGCCGGTGACGACATTGCGCTCATCGAAGGCGCGGAGACAGCAGACGACGTAGAAGAACTCACCGACTGCCTCTACGACGTACTGTTCGGCATCGAGTCGCTGGACGTTCCGGTCGTCGCGGCGGTCAACGGCCTCGCCTACGGCGGGGGGTGCGAACTCGTCGCCGCGTGTGACCTCGCCGTCGCCGTACCGGACGCCACGTTCGCGCTCCCCGAGACGACAATCGGCGCGTACCCTCCCTACGCAGTCGAACGCGTGGCCGAAACCGTCGGCAAGAAGCGACTCATGGAACTCGCGCTGATCGGTGACCCAATCGACGCGGACCGGGCGGCCGAGTGGGGACTCGTCAACCGCGTCGTCCCGGACGACGAACTGGAAGCGACGGTCGGCGAGTTGGTCGAGTCCATCGCCACGTCGCCGCGGCGTTCGACTCGGCTGGCGAAACGACACGCGGCAGTCGGCGCGGCCAATCCGGGCACCCGTGAGCGCATTCGCGGTGCCTTCCAAGAGATTCGTGCCGACGACGAGTGCCGGGCGGCGACGCGGCGGTTCTTCGAGCGATAATCCACAGCACGGGAATCGAGAGTCCCCCACGCCCTCCAACGAAGGTTTTTGTACGAACACGAGACCACTGCCGCACGTCGTGGCCGACAGTCGCACCGAGACGTTCTTCGCCGAACTGCCAGCGTTTATGCCGATGACGACGTGAGTACCCTACAGATGGAAGGCCCCGTCCCCGACCTGTCCGAACACGCCGCGGCGTGCGCCGACCGCCTCCGCGACGCCGACCGGGTACTCCTCGCGTCGCACATCGACGCCGACGGGTTGACCAGCGCCGGCATCGCCTCGCTGGCACTCGAACGCGCCGAGATTCCGTTCGAGACAGTGTTCTGTCGGCAACTCGACGAACGGGCTATCGCGGACATCGCGGCGACCGACTACGACACTGTCCTCTTTACCGACTTCGGCAGCGGGCAACTCGACATCATCGCCGAGCACGAAGCGGCGGGTGACTTCCACCCGGTCATCGCCGACCACCACCAGCCCGCAGATGGAGTCGAGACCGAACACCACCTCAACCCGCTTCGGTTCGGCCTCGACGGGGCCACCGAACTCTCCGGGGCGGGTGCGAGTTACGTCCTCGCGCGCGCACTCGAACCCGACGGCGGCGACAACCGCGACCTCGCCGCCCTCGCCGTCGTCGGCGCAGTCGGCGACATGCAGGATACCAACGGGACGCTCACCGGTGCCAACGAGGGCATCGTCGAGGAAGGCGTCGCCGCCGGCGTCGTCGAGGAAGGGACCGACCTCCGAATCTACGGTCGGCAGACGCGTGCGCTTCCGAAACTCCTCCAGTACGCGACAGACGTGCGCATTCCCGGCATCTCGAACAACGAGGCCGGCGCTATCGAGTTCCTGACCGAACTCGACGTGCCCTGCCGTGACGACGACGGCGAGTGGAAACGGTGGGTCGACCTCACGGGAGACCAGCGACAGACGCTCGCCAGCGCCCTGATTCGCCGGGCCATCGCCAGCGGGGTGCCAGCCAGACGAATCGACGACCTCGTGGGGACGACGTACGTCCTCTCGGAAGAACAGGAAGGGACCGAACTCCGCGACGTGAGTGAGTTCTCGACGCTGTTGAACGCGACGGCCCGCTACGACCGCGGCGACGTCGGCCTCGCAGTCTGTCTCGGTGACCGTGACCGCGCACTCGATAGGGCGCGGAGACTCCTTCGGAACCACCGCAAGAACCTCTCGAACGGCCTCCAGTGGGTGAAAGAACACGGCGTAACGGTCGAGGAGAACCTCCAGTGGTTCGACGCCGGCGACGAGATACGCGAGACCATCGTCGGCATCGTCGCCGGGATGGCCGTCGGAACGGACGCGACGCGGAACGGAATCCCCGTGTTAGCCTTCGCAGAGAACGAAGACGGCGACGTGAAAGTCTCCTCCCGCGGGTCGTACGTGATGGTCAGAAACGGACTGGACCTCTCTGTCGTCATGCGCGAGGCGTCCCGAGCAGTCGGCGGCGACGGCGGCGGTCACAACGTCGCGGCGGGCGCGACGATTCCGAACGGGACCGTCGCGGAGTTCATCGCCGAGGCGGACCGCATCGTCGGCGAGCAGTTAGAATAGACCCGCCGACTCAGTCGTCGTCCACCGGGTTCGACCCGAACCGTGCGGGCACCCAGTTCTGGTCGTCGATGGGCGGGCGTTCGTAGTCGGCGTTCTGTCGCGGCGGGAGTTCGATGGGGTCGGGCGTCAGGTCTTCGTACGGAATCTGGTCCAGTAGATGTGAGATACAGTTCAATCGCGCGTGGCGCTTCACGTCGGCGTGGACGACGTTCCACGGGGCTTCCTCGATGTCCGTGTGTTCCAGCATCGCGTCTTTCGCTTTCGAGTACTCGACCCACTGCGAGCGTGCTTCGAGGTCCATCGGACTCAGTTTCCACCGGCGCTTCGGGTCCTCGTTGCGCTTCTGGAACCGCCGTTCTTGCTCCTCGTCGCTGATGGAGAACCAGTACTTGATGAGTACGATACCGGACCGGACGAGCATCCGCTCGAACTCGGGACACGTCCGCAGGAACTCTTCGTACTCTTCGTCGGTGCAAAAGCCCATCACGCGTTCGACACCCGCGCGGTTGTACCAACTTCTGTCGAACAACACCATCTCGCCCTCTGTGGGGAGTTGTTCGACGTAGCGCTGGAAGTACCACTGGCCCTTCTCGCGTTCTGTGGGCGTTCCGAGAGCGACGACACGGGCGACCCGCGGGTTGAGTCGGCGGGTGATACGCTTGATGACGCCACCTTTCCCCGCGGCGTCGCGTCCCTCGAAGACGACACACACCCGCAGGTTCTCTTCTTTAATCCAGTACTGGAGTTTAACCAGTTCTTCTTGCAGACGGTTCAACTCGCGCTTGTACTGTTTCTTCTTCAGCACCCCCTTCTTGTTGTAGCGGTCCGCGTCACTCGGCATGCCCCCAATATGTTCCTTGAGAACAAATACCACGTGGCTGAATCGGTGAGTACGGTCCCACTATCACGGACCCAGTAGCGGTTCAGACAGGCCTGCTCGCCGCGCACGAATTTTCGGAAGGAACCACGCCATTTTGTATCGCGACATGCGATTTATAGTGTGGTGGTGAAGGTCTCACGAAAGACGGCATACATTGCGTCTCACCCGCTATTTCCGCGAAATCCTCATATTGTATGCTCGTGTATCACACGGTGCCGGCCGTCACGGCCGGAGAGGGGCAAGACGATGGCGACCGCGAGAACAAACAAATTCGAATACGAATACCCGGTCGGGTACGAACCGGAGGTACAAACAGAGACGGTCGAGTTGGACCGTCGAACCGTCGAGCGACTGGACGCAATCCTCGAAGAGGACGAGTCGTACGACGAACTAATCAGCGAACTCGTGTCCATCTTCGTGGCGAGCGAACTCAGCGCCGCGCGCGTGGACAGCCCACTCATCGAGTGACGCGCACCACGTCACTCCATTTTCGAGACCCGATGCACTGTTGAGCCACGGCTAATCGAAAGGGTTTGCGCCGTCAGCGACACTAGACCCGGTTTCACGAGACATCGCAATCTCTCCATCGACCGTGGCATAAACGGGCAGATGCTATACGAAACGGCAGTCGACGCACTACGCCGAGCGCGCACCGACCAATCGTCCGATTTTTTGCTGCGAGTGGGAAATCTCCGAGTATGACCGACTTCGACCCGGAGAAGTTCGAAGACAAATACGTCCACTACTTCCCCCAACTCCAGCGGGCGTACAAGAACGCGTTCGAGACGATGAACGACGAGTTCGACTCGACGCTCATCCACGGCATCGACCAGCAGATTCTCAACGAGTCTGAACCCTTCTACGAAGATGGTGAGTTCCGGGTCGAACTCCCCGAGAACCCGCCGGAGCGACTGACTGCGGTCGAAATCGCGGACGACGAACTCGACGCCGTTCTCGACCGCTACGTCGACGAAATCGAAGGTGAACTGCACCGCGTCTTCGGCGTCGAAGCGTAACCGAACCAAAGGCCTAAGCCCGTTCACCCCGAACGCGCGTCCATGAG is drawn from Haloferax litoreum and contains these coding sequences:
- a CDS encoding enoyl-CoA hydratase/isomerase family protein — its product is MLRYDTRGDASWLTLDRPEKMNALHLKGWQELRDGLDRAADESRVAVLTGVEDVFCAGDDIALIEGAETADDVEELTDCLYDVLFGIESLDVPVVAAVNGLAYGGGCELVAACDLAVAVPDATFALPETTIGAYPPYAVERVAETVGKKRLMELALIGDPIDADRAAEWGLVNRVVPDDELEATVGELVESIATSPRRSTRLAKRHAAVGAANPGTRERIRGAFQEIRADDECRAATRRFFER
- a CDS encoding DHHA1 domain-containing protein, with translation MEGPVPDLSEHAAACADRLRDADRVLLASHIDADGLTSAGIASLALERAEIPFETVFCRQLDERAIADIAATDYDTVLFTDFGSGQLDIIAEHEAAGDFHPVIADHHQPADGVETEHHLNPLRFGLDGATELSGAGASYVLARALEPDGGDNRDLAALAVVGAVGDMQDTNGTLTGANEGIVEEGVAAGVVEEGTDLRIYGRQTRALPKLLQYATDVRIPGISNNEAGAIEFLTELDVPCRDDDGEWKRWVDLTGDQRQTLASALIRRAIASGVPARRIDDLVGTTYVLSEEQEGTELRDVSEFSTLLNATARYDRGDVGLAVCLGDRDRALDRARRLLRNHRKNLSNGLQWVKEHGVTVEENLQWFDAGDEIRETIVGIVAGMAVGTDATRNGIPVLAFAENEDGDVKVSSRGSYVMVRNGLDLSVVMREASRAVGGDGGGHNVAAGATIPNGTVAEFIAEADRIVGEQLE
- the ppk2 gene encoding polyphosphate kinase 2 produces the protein MPSDADRYNKKGVLKKKQYKRELNRLQEELVKLQYWIKEENLRVCVVFEGRDAAGKGGVIKRITRRLNPRVARVVALGTPTEREKGQWYFQRYVEQLPTEGEMVLFDRSWYNRAGVERVMGFCTDEEYEEFLRTCPEFERMLVRSGIVLIKYWFSISDEEQERRFQKRNEDPKRRWKLSPMDLEARSQWVEYSKAKDAMLEHTDIEEAPWNVVHADVKRHARLNCISHLLDQIPYEDLTPDPIELPPRQNADYERPPIDDQNWVPARFGSNPVDDD
- a CDS encoding DUF7557 family protein, encoding MATARTNKFEYEYPVGYEPEVQTETVELDRRTVERLDAILEEDESYDELISELVSIFVASELSAARVDSPLIE
- a CDS encoding DUF5783 family protein, with product MTDFDPEKFEDKYVHYFPQLQRAYKNAFETMNDEFDSTLIHGIDQQILNESEPFYEDGEFRVELPENPPERLTAVEIADDELDAVLDRYVDEIEGELHRVFGVEA